In one window of Candidatus Lernaella stagnicola DNA:
- a CDS encoding YgiQ family radical SAM protein — translation MQRTIKNDTGGNGDNGERRQFRHLPMSRREMQWRDWDELDVILITGDAFIDHPSFEIAALGRVLETMGLRVGYIAQPDWNSEKGFTQLGRPRLFFAVTAGKHDSMAANYSPTRRPRKIDFFSPGRLPGLRPDRASIVYASCCKTIYPDVPVVITGIEATGRKLAHYDFWDDVLRPGLLAECPAELLIYGPGERAITQVAQVLARGQAPVECRNIRGLVYRVEADHFDRLEEYLPPSYETLPHFDELQLSKQQFIDQTNLEADNADYHRQAKALVQRYENCTLVQTPPQRPLSTGEIDRIYALPYSRTPHPKYREAGPIPSFETVKFALTTHRGCFGKCAFCNQRIHEGRYVSSRSRESILKEAMLISSFRYFRGWISNIGGPVANMWKMGCTLDVDNKGACERSSCLEPEPCEHLALDHTAYTELLQKVRSVDGVERCYLASHIRVDLLEHDPSGDAFLEEIMTHFLSGHIKLPFEHVSPDINKLIHKYHDGTIESFIERFDRIRTRIGTPELTITPYFISSHPGSRLEHAIDIALFIKKHDLNSCQIQDFVPMPGTPSACMHYTGIDPATGETVYRPLAYRERKLQRSLFQYYKPQNERYVFDALKEADRLDLIGEGGDCLLKAEPNWSPFD, via the coding sequence ATGCAACGCACGATCAAGAACGACACCGGGGGCAATGGGGATAACGGAGAGCGACGGCAGTTTCGTCACTTGCCGATGAGTCGCCGCGAAATGCAGTGGCGGGATTGGGATGAGCTTGACGTCATTCTCATCACCGGCGACGCTTTTATCGACCACCCCAGTTTTGAGATTGCAGCTTTGGGCCGTGTGCTCGAAACCATGGGATTACGCGTCGGCTACATCGCCCAACCCGATTGGAACAGCGAAAAGGGATTCACCCAACTGGGTCGGCCGCGTCTGTTTTTCGCCGTCACCGCCGGCAAGCACGACTCCATGGCCGCCAACTACAGCCCCACGCGGCGGCCGCGTAAGATTGACTTTTTCAGCCCCGGTCGCCTGCCCGGCTTGCGGCCCGATCGCGCCAGCATCGTTTACGCCTCGTGTTGCAAGACCATTTATCCCGATGTGCCCGTGGTCATTACCGGCATCGAAGCCACCGGCCGCAAACTCGCCCACTATGATTTTTGGGACGACGTCTTACGGCCCGGATTGCTCGCTGAGTGCCCGGCTGAGTTGCTTATCTACGGACCGGGCGAGCGCGCCATCACGCAAGTGGCGCAGGTGCTGGCCCGCGGACAGGCACCGGTCGAGTGCCGCAATATTCGCGGACTTGTTTACCGCGTCGAGGCCGACCATTTCGATCGTTTGGAGGAGTATCTTCCGCCGAGCTACGAAACGTTGCCGCATTTCGACGAACTGCAACTTTCCAAACAGCAGTTTATCGATCAAACGAATCTGGAAGCGGACAACGCTGATTACCACCGCCAGGCCAAAGCGCTCGTGCAGCGTTACGAGAACTGCACGCTCGTGCAGACACCGCCCCAGCGGCCGCTGTCCACCGGTGAAATCGACCGCATTTACGCGCTGCCTTATTCACGCACCCCGCATCCGAAGTACCGCGAGGCCGGTCCGATTCCATCGTTTGAGACGGTGAAATTTGCGCTCACCACCCACCGTGGTTGCTTCGGCAAATGCGCCTTCTGCAACCAACGCATTCACGAAGGTCGTTACGTCAGTTCGCGCAGCCGCGAGTCGATTCTCAAAGAGGCGATGCTGATTTCCAGCTTTCGTTATTTCCGCGGCTGGATCAGCAACATCGGGGGGCCCGTCGCCAATATGTGGAAGATGGGATGTACTCTCGACGTGGATAACAAGGGGGCTTGCGAGCGTTCAAGCTGTCTGGAACCGGAACCGTGCGAACACCTCGCGCTCGACCACACGGCGTACACTGAACTGCTCCAGAAAGTGCGTTCCGTCGACGGTGTCGAGCGCTGCTATCTAGCCAGTCACATCCGGGTCGACTTGCTCGAACACGACCCCAGCGGCGACGCCTTTCTCGAGGAAATCATGACGCATTTCCTCTCCGGTCACATCAAGCTGCCTTTCGAGCATGTTTCGCCCGACATCAACAAGTTGATCCACAAATACCACGATGGAACCATCGAATCGTTCATCGAGCGTTTCGATCGAATTCGTACGCGCATCGGGACGCCCGAACTGACCATCACTCCGTACTTCATCAGCAGTCATCCGGGCAGCCGCTTGGAACACGCCATCGACATCGCGCTGTTTATCAAGAAACACGACCTCAACAGTTGTCAGATCCAGGATTTCGTCCCGATGCCCGGCACTCCCTCGGCGTGCATGCACTACACCGGCATCGACCCCGCAACCGGCGAAACGGTCTATCGACCCTTGGCCTACCGCGAGCGCAAACTGCAGCGCAGCTTGTTCCAATACTACAAGCCGCAAAACGAGCGCTATGTGTTTGACGCTTTGAAAGAAGCCGACCGCCTCGATCTGATCGGTGAAGGTGGGGATTGCCTGCTGAAAGCCGAGCCGAATTGGTCGCCGTTCGATTAA
- a CDS encoding hydroxymethylpyrimidine/phosphomethylpyrimidine kinase — MNKPNPVVLCVAGFDPTGGAGLLADAGVIASLGLRAAGVVTAMTTQRPAAPVTVAPRPAAEIVQEIKTLVADLRPAAVKIGMVGCAANADAVADALAEMAWPVPVVIDPVLTAGAGGDLAGNASYDRLLAHGTWVTPNVPEAVKLTGLAVDDLTGMRRAAAMLRERGPRYVLIKGGHLTGDPVDLLVGPEGEETFSTPRIGSGRQVHGTGCALSSLIAGYLALGETPAIAARRAVATVRRGIEAAWAPSTDGWMYLGISG; from the coding sequence ATGAATAAGCCTAATCCTGTCGTTTTATGCGTAGCTGGGTTTGACCCGACCGGTGGAGCCGGTCTATTGGCCGACGCCGGGGTTATCGCGTCACTGGGTTTGCGAGCCGCCGGAGTCGTCACCGCCATGACGACTCAACGTCCCGCCGCCCCGGTAACCGTAGCGCCGCGACCGGCGGCGGAAATCGTACAGGAAATCAAAACCTTGGTCGCCGATTTACGTCCGGCGGCCGTGAAAATCGGCATGGTCGGCTGTGCCGCGAACGCCGACGCGGTGGCTGACGCCCTGGCCGAAATGGCTTGGCCGGTGCCCGTTGTGATTGACCCGGTGCTGACCGCCGGGGCCGGCGGCGACCTGGCCGGCAACGCGTCGTACGATCGGCTTTTGGCGCACGGCACATGGGTGACGCCCAACGTTCCCGAGGCCGTAAAACTAACCGGTCTGGCCGTGGACGACCTAACCGGCATGCGCCGGGCCGCGGCGATGTTGCGCGAACGGGGCCCCCGCTATGTGCTGATCAAGGGTGGCCACCTGACGGGTGATCCGGTCGACCTGCTCGTCGGGCCGGAAGGCGAAGAGACTTTTTCGACGCCGCGTATCGGCAGTGGTCGCCAGGTGCACGGCACCGGGTGCGCGCTTTCGTCGTTGATTGCCGGGTACCTCGCTTTGGGCGAGACGCCCGCGATAGCGGCGCGGCGGGCCGTGGCGACAGTGCGACGGGGTATTGAAGCAGCATGGGCTCCGTCTACGGACGGTTGGATGTATCTTGGAATTTCAGGGTAG
- a CDS encoding helix-turn-helix domain-containing protein: MKTMLEGNWLAGYESMCRRLLSAVPPRAKGDVHDTVMRHLECRLITAALEESGGNQVKAARLLGMHRNTLRRKVAQYDEFFAK, translated from the coding sequence ATGAAGACGATGCTTGAAGGAAATTGGCTGGCCGGATACGAATCCATGTGCCGTCGGCTGCTTAGTGCGGTCCCTCCGCGTGCCAAGGGTGACGTTCATGACACGGTGATGCGACACCTGGAATGTCGCCTCATTACGGCTGCTTTGGAGGAAAGCGGCGGCAACCAGGTTAAGGCCGCGCGTCTGTTGGGTATGCACCGCAACACGCTGCGCCGTAAGGTCGCGCAATATGATGAATTTTTCGCTAAATAG
- a CDS encoding tRNA-dihydrouridine synthase family protein, whose product MRIGSVLLPGSIPLVLAPLAGYSDAALRMVCRDFGADLTVTEMASADALALSKPGSKGFRKTMSLLASAAEDHPVAAQLFGKREELFAEACRRVAGESDVDLIDLNAGCPVRKVVKSGHGVALMGDPALLGRIVEAMKSASPLPLMVKLRSGFDRVNVVECARICREAGADALTVHPRTRAQMFGGTADWSLIAAVKDAVDIPVIGNGDVTQGADAAQLAAQTGCDAVMIGRAALQRPWIFAAARAALDDQPPPPELDGLAKYRLLERQVGMLVRFKGEARAAREIRKYALFVIKGFRGAAAARRQIVTAPDIESMLAEVAAVLMQEAEKPHEDDA is encoded by the coding sequence GTGCGTATCGGCTCCGTACTTTTGCCGGGGAGCATTCCCCTCGTCCTGGCGCCGCTGGCCGGATATTCCGACGCCGCGCTGCGCATGGTCTGCCGCGACTTCGGCGCGGACCTGACCGTTACCGAGATGGCCAGCGCCGACGCTCTCGCCCTTTCCAAGCCCGGTTCGAAGGGATTTCGCAAAACCATGAGCTTGCTGGCCTCCGCGGCGGAAGATCACCCCGTCGCCGCGCAGTTGTTCGGCAAGAGAGAGGAGTTGTTTGCCGAGGCCTGCCGGCGTGTCGCCGGTGAGTCCGACGTGGACCTGATTGACCTCAACGCGGGCTGCCCAGTGCGCAAAGTCGTCAAAAGCGGGCACGGCGTGGCGTTGATGGGCGACCCGGCGCTCCTGGGGCGTATCGTCGAAGCCATGAAGTCAGCCTCGCCGCTGCCGTTGATGGTCAAATTGCGGTCCGGTTTCGATCGCGTCAACGTCGTCGAATGCGCCCGCATCTGCCGGGAAGCCGGGGCCGACGCCCTGACCGTACACCCCCGCACGCGCGCGCAAATGTTCGGCGGCACCGCGGATTGGTCCTTGATCGCCGCGGTCAAAGACGCGGTGGATATTCCGGTCATCGGCAATGGCGACGTGACGCAAGGGGCCGATGCCGCGCAGTTGGCCGCGCAAACGGGGTGCGACGCCGTGATGATCGGCCGCGCCGCGTTGCAGCGACCCTGGATATTCGCCGCCGCGCGCGCCGCGCTTGACGATCAGCCGCCGCCGCCCGAACTCGACGGCCTCGCGAAGTACCGGTTGCTCGAGCGGCAGGTGGGCATGCTGGTCCGCTTCAAAGGCGAGGCGCGGGCCGCGCGGGAAATCCGAAAATACGCTTTGTTTGTCATCAAGGGCTTTCGCGGCGCGGCGGCGGCGCGACGACAAATCGTTACCGCACCGGACATCGAAAGCATGCTCGCCGAAGTCGCCGCGGTACTTATGCAGGAAGCGGAGAAACCTCATGAAGACGATGCTTGA
- the selD gene encoding selenide, water dikinase SelD, whose protein sequence is MSEVKLTQLSHGSGUACKLAPGELAKILEKLPQVTDEHVLVGQGDDAGVYLLRENLALVQTVDFFTPIVNDPFAYGLIAVANALSDVYAMGAKPITALNIVAFPEKGPPGLEVLGQILAGGYHKADEAGVVILGGHTVDDKEPKYGLAVTGVAHPDDLFSNAGARPGDFLVLTKPIGTGILATALKGEMEPPGTEALLVKTCGQLNADAAQVARLVEAHAVTDVTGFGLALHALDLLKAGEVGGELWFDQIPLLAGVIECLDMGLIPAGTYANRSYANDHLAVDGGVSEDQLLLINDAQTSGGLLMALAPERVDEAVAMLREKGTGTAAVIGQVTRDAVTLRIRPGR, encoded by the coding sequence ATGAGCGAAGTCAAGCTGACGCAGCTCTCTCACGGAAGTGGGTGAGCCTGCAAACTGGCTCCGGGTGAGCTGGCCAAAATTTTGGAGAAACTTCCGCAGGTAACCGACGAGCACGTGCTGGTCGGCCAGGGCGACGATGCCGGCGTCTACCTGCTGCGGGAGAACCTCGCCCTCGTGCAGACGGTCGATTTCTTCACGCCCATCGTCAACGACCCCTTCGCGTATGGACTCATTGCCGTGGCCAATGCCTTATCCGATGTCTACGCGATGGGTGCCAAGCCCATCACGGCGCTCAACATTGTCGCGTTTCCCGAAAAAGGACCGCCCGGTCTGGAAGTGCTCGGGCAGATCCTCGCCGGCGGTTACCACAAAGCCGACGAGGCGGGCGTGGTCATCCTCGGCGGTCACACGGTCGATGACAAAGAACCCAAATACGGCCTGGCCGTCACCGGCGTGGCCCACCCCGACGATCTATTCAGCAATGCCGGCGCCCGCCCCGGCGATTTTCTGGTGCTCACCAAGCCGATCGGCACCGGTATTCTGGCTACCGCGCTCAAAGGCGAAATGGAACCGCCGGGCACCGAAGCACTGCTGGTGAAGACCTGCGGCCAACTCAACGCCGACGCGGCGCAGGTGGCCCGCTTGGTCGAGGCGCACGCCGTGACCGACGTCACGGGTTTCGGTTTGGCGCTGCACGCGCTCGATCTGCTCAAGGCGGGGGAAGTCGGCGGCGAATTGTGGTTCGACCAAATCCCTTTGCTGGCCGGCGTCATCGAGTGCCTCGACATGGGCCTGATTCCCGCCGGCACCTACGCCAACCGCAGTTACGCGAACGACCACCTGGCGGTCGATGGCGGCGTTTCGGAAGACCAGCTCCTGCTCATCAACGACGCCCAAACAAGCGGCGGTCTGCTCATGGCTTTAGCGCCGGAGCGGGTCGACGAAGCCGTCGCGATGTTGCGCGAGAAGGGAACCGGGACCGCCGCCGTGATCGGTCAAGTGACCCGCGACGCGGTGACGCTGCGCATCCGCCCGGGGCGTTAG
- the mdh gene encoding malate dehydrogenase, whose translation MARRKITIVGAGNVGAFAAARASAEELGDLVLVDVVDGMPQGKALDLAESAPLLNFDANIVGTNGYDETADSDIVIITAGLPRKPGMSRDDLLAKNKSIMESVVKEIAPRSPNSVLIIVSNPLDAMCQVAKDVSQFPKERVVGMAGVLDTARFRAFISMELGVSVEDIAAVVLGGHGDTMVPLPQYCTVGGIPVEMLIPPDRLAAIVERTRKAGGEIVALLKTGSAFFSPAASAIEMAKAILKDKKRILPCAAYLEGEYGYEGIFLGVPVLLGAKGVEKIIEVKLTEEEKEALDRSAAAVRELVETLKTL comes from the coding sequence ATGGCACGCAGAAAAATCACGATCGTGGGAGCGGGAAACGTGGGCGCGTTTGCGGCGGCCCGCGCCTCAGCCGAGGAACTGGGCGACTTGGTGCTGGTCGATGTCGTCGACGGCATGCCCCAGGGCAAAGCGCTGGATCTAGCGGAAAGCGCGCCGTTGCTGAATTTCGATGCCAACATCGTGGGCACCAACGGCTACGACGAAACCGCCGATTCGGACATCGTGATTATCACGGCCGGCCTACCGCGCAAACCGGGCATGAGCCGCGACGATCTGCTGGCTAAAAACAAATCAATTATGGAATCGGTCGTCAAGGAGATCGCGCCGCGCTCCCCGAACTCGGTTCTGATTATCGTCAGCAACCCCCTGGACGCCATGTGCCAGGTCGCCAAGGACGTCTCGCAATTCCCCAAGGAACGCGTGGTCGGCATGGCGGGCGTGCTGGACACCGCGCGCTTCCGGGCGTTTATCAGCATGGAACTGGGCGTGTCGGTGGAAGACATTGCGGCCGTCGTGCTGGGCGGCCACGGCGATACCATGGTGCCGCTGCCGCAGTACTGCACGGTGGGCGGCATCCCGGTTGAAATGCTGATCCCCCCCGATCGTCTGGCGGCCATCGTGGAGCGCACCCGCAAAGCGGGCGGTGAAATTGTGGCGTTGCTTAAAACCGGCAGTGCTTTCTTCTCTCCGGCGGCGAGCGCCATCGAAATGGCCAAGGCAATTCTCAAAGACAAGAAACGGATTTTGCCCTGCGCCGCGTATCTTGAGGGCGAATACGGCTACGAGGGCATTTTCCTCGGCGTACCGGTGCTGCTGGGCGCGAAGGGCGTGGAAAAGATCATCGAAGTCAAACTCACCGAGGAAGAAAAAGAGGCCCTGGACAGGTCCGCGGCCGCAGTTCGGGAGTTGGTCGAGACGCTCAAAACACTCTAA
- a CDS encoding DNRLRE domain-containing protein has product MHSAKYFAISMVFLFALGAILFSLASQPAAADDETAPVELTAQRGIHWKVFDNQDGTRTMNVHGRPIHYADETGTLQSIHTRLLPTRRVIDGHAYAWQNERNSLRSYFQADAGQGAAMRLEKDEHVVTWAAVGGLGSGAIVDNRRLTYPRAIPGADLHLAVLPGEVMVRWRLSDRPAPLQIAAVVQVSPTLGVTPATEDACGGRLAFFDDANETVLILAGGVWKEDGRPVAQAALHVDPLGTGEYLLTFDVPETVGEAEGVMDLEFKFATSDSKASCDTWLSMNLDTTNFCYDSNIAVGLDRGLWEEDGYMIGLLSWPYDLIGQDGICPGSTINIANFEVWINTIDQTDSTEVYVNQVACDYSCCSTTWSNHCLTYYTAYQASDVIYDGGYFDRSFDVAGIVQQWSDEVSGWYSSRGFMVTNEYRSSLPGPDEDDYLFFDSFENDHYPTLSITYTLPEDIPCNGIDEDCDGSDATECSSGDCCFSGCYLPSSYQCRATAGECDVAENCTGESAWCPTNQYRPSSVTCRSATGICDITENCTGGSAYCPADQYRTNGFPCRGAAGDCDLAEACTGGSPLCPADQFKPLITLCRASAGECDLPELCNGTANCPSDQYRPASYVCRGALGLCDIEETCAGSVNCPADQIVGSGVVCRGAAGECDLGEYCTGISGYCPPDQFAPNLTECGDGLFCNGDDKCFNGNCNLHAGDPCEIWEDCDENLDICLPGDDDDDDDDNDNDDNNDDNDNNDDNDDDDDNDDNDDNDDTTDDDNDDNDDTTDDDNDDTTDDDTATDDDDTSDDDTTSDDDTSDDDDDNDDDDDGGSVPTPDDDSPGVREVEKSDSNGSCGG; this is encoded by the coding sequence ATGCATTCCGCTAAATATTTCGCCATCAGCATGGTCTTTTTGTTTGCGCTGGGCGCAATCCTGTTCTCGTTGGCTTCCCAGCCCGCCGCCGCGGATGATGAAACGGCGCCGGTGGAATTGACGGCCCAGCGGGGCATCCACTGGAAGGTCTTCGATAACCAAGACGGCACCCGCACCATGAATGTACACGGGCGACCGATCCACTACGCCGACGAAACCGGCACGCTGCAGAGCATCCATACGCGCCTGCTGCCCACCCGACGGGTGATCGACGGTCACGCCTATGCGTGGCAGAACGAGCGCAACAGTTTGCGCTCCTATTTTCAGGCCGACGCCGGGCAGGGCGCGGCGATGCGTCTGGAAAAGGACGAACACGTGGTGACCTGGGCCGCGGTCGGCGGTTTAGGCAGCGGCGCGATCGTCGACAACCGGCGTCTCACGTACCCGCGGGCGATCCCGGGTGCGGATTTGCATCTGGCCGTGTTGCCCGGCGAAGTGATGGTCCGTTGGCGGCTAAGCGATCGGCCCGCCCCGCTGCAAATCGCGGCCGTGGTGCAGGTTTCACCAACCCTCGGCGTCACACCGGCGACTGAAGACGCGTGCGGTGGGCGGCTTGCCTTCTTCGACGATGCGAACGAGACCGTGCTGATTCTAGCCGGCGGTGTATGGAAGGAAGACGGGCGTCCGGTGGCGCAGGCCGCGCTCCATGTCGATCCTTTGGGAACCGGGGAGTATCTGTTGACTTTCGATGTTCCCGAAACGGTCGGCGAGGCCGAAGGCGTCATGGACCTGGAATTCAAATTCGCCACGAGTGACTCGAAGGCTAGTTGCGACACGTGGCTGTCGATGAATCTGGATACGACGAATTTTTGTTACGACAGCAACATCGCCGTCGGCCTCGATCGCGGATTGTGGGAAGAAGACGGCTACATGATCGGCCTGCTTTCGTGGCCCTACGACTTAATCGGCCAGGACGGCATCTGCCCGGGCAGCACCATCAACATCGCCAACTTCGAGGTGTGGATCAACACGATTGATCAAACGGACTCCACCGAGGTTTACGTCAACCAGGTTGCTTGTGATTATTCGTGCTGCAGCACGACGTGGAGCAATCACTGCCTGACGTACTACACCGCGTACCAAGCCTCCGATGTCATTTACGACGGCGGCTATTTCGACCGAAGCTTCGACGTGGCGGGGATCGTGCAGCAGTGGTCGGACGAAGTCAGCGGTTGGTATTCCAGCCGCGGATTCATGGTGACCAACGAGTATCGTTCGTCGTTGCCCGGGCCCGACGAGGACGATTATCTCTTCTTCGATTCCTTCGAGAACGATCACTACCCGACCTTGTCGATCACCTATACATTGCCGGAGGACATCCCTTGTAACGGCATCGACGAAGACTGCGACGGCAGCGACGCGACCGAGTGCTCCAGCGGCGATTGCTGCTTCTCCGGATGTTATTTGCCCTCCAGCTACCAGTGCCGGGCAACCGCGGGCGAATGCGACGTCGCCGAGAATTGCACCGGCGAGTCAGCCTGGTGTCCGACCAACCAATATCGTCCCAGTAGCGTCACCTGCCGCAGCGCGACCGGTATCTGCGACATTACCGAAAACTGCACCGGCGGTTCGGCCTACTGCCCGGCGGATCAATACCGGACCAACGGATTCCCGTGCCGCGGGGCGGCCGGCGACTGCGATCTGGCCGAAGCCTGCACCGGCGGTTCGCCTCTGTGCCCCGCCGATCAATTCAAACCGCTGATCACGCTTTGTCGAGCCTCGGCGGGCGAGTGCGATTTGCCCGAACTATGTAATGGGACCGCGAATTGCCCGAGCGATCAGTATCGTCCGGCCAGTTACGTTTGCCGCGGGGCTTTAGGCTTGTGCGACATCGAGGAAACCTGCGCCGGTTCAGTCAACTGCCCGGCCGATCAAATTGTCGGCAGCGGTGTGGTATGTCGCGGCGCCGCGGGTGAATGCGATCTCGGCGAATACTGTACCGGCATCTCGGGTTATTGCCCGCCGGACCAGTTTGCGCCCAACCTCACCGAGTGCGGCGACGGGCTGTTCTGTAACGGTGACGACAAGTGTTTCAACGGCAACTGCAACCTTCACGCCGGTGATCCTTGCGAAATATGGGAAGATTGCGACGAGAATCTCGATATCTGCCTGCCCGGCGACGACGATGACGACGACGATGACAACGACAATGACGACAACAACGACGACAATGATAACAACGACGATAACGATGATGACGACGACAATGACGACAATGACGACAACGATGACACCACCGACGACGACAATGACGACAACGATGACACCACCGACGACGACAACGATGACACCACCGACGACGACACCGCGACCGACGACGACGACACGTCTGACGACGACACCACGTCCGACGACGACACCAGCGACGATGACGACGATAACGACGATGATGATGACGGCGGGTCGGTACCCACGCCCGACGACGATTCACCGGGGGTCCGAGAAGTGGAGAAGAGCGACAGCAACGGCAGTTGCGGCGGTTAG